The Corticium candelabrum chromosome 18, ooCorCand1.1, whole genome shotgun sequence genome includes a region encoding these proteins:
- the LOC134194193 gene encoding guanylate cyclase soluble subunit beta-1-like isoform X2: MLCPFQQTPTFTSKASTSSGLARRKSNSLFHNYSENTTFHNLEALPKSGTEPYTDIELQEHYGNSFMKQFSNSTSRDLLKNIAFNLYDFLNSLESVHFHLFVDELPMPWIPQGMRYPRNMVAGIIKQLASFVFKMTVSIDMISEVWEGKCDYTRHCVFSIRKITEKGQSSVSGLFPSKNGHKYYFPKKMLISPKTLLKACPFHIIFDHHLHLVEIGSSLQRVLKFPVNEDGSVTTELHFTRVFNLLRPRLDNVNFESFVEHQNSVVELQIKDSALATLTDGEIKRMSKNIAKDDKKPSTFRRVFSIRGQMIHVLETESLLFMGMPPVRTLNQVEEYGLCISDIPVHDATRDLILQSGALAGNITLERRLIHTREDIEKTQVLLREKKESSDKLLCSMLPGPVVDTLLENKMIRPKLFKSVTIMFSDLTNFAELTADWEPRQMVDLLNEMYTSFDELLSSHNVYKVGTATDSYMVVGGCPEPHEHHAREVARMAIDMMNTMYDVQHPVTGHSLATQLRIGIHSGSIQAGVVGFERPRYSLFGDTVNVTSRAVTNGISGKITITQYTYEKLKVYDEFDFQDPHKVVMKGVDVPVMCYILVMSKQRGSVGSTASRKSRKASVIPEWYQYDVQGYGDILKRKYLTEKVRSVSEGSIERPSSILLPTNPPAATKSQKKKSHGNSSKSSYKHSPLASRPSTSATAAVKQSGVLNHLKSTESSVSQSNSIHAMPAGFLLTQPIDHKRLKKQSSSLMITSMITEERGEERIINNETTAAVAADCLTGDTDGTNIDDCVPHGNKVLDDNSVPLHLIIQETDV; the protein is encoded by the exons ATGCTCTGTCCGTTCCAACAAACTCCGACGTTCACTTCAAAGGCGTCGACGTCATCAGGACTAGCAAGACGAAAG AGCAACTCTCTGTTTCACAACTATTCTGAAAACACAACATTTCACAACCTTGAGGCTCTTCCCAAGAGCGGAACAG AACCATACACGGATATTGAGTTGCAGGAACATTATGGAAACAGTTTTATGAAGCAGTTTTCTAATTCGACATCAAGAGACTTGCTGAAGAATATCGCATTCAATCTTTATGATTTTCTTAACTCACTCGAGTCTGTTcactttcatttgtttgttgatgagCTGCCTATGCCGTGGATTCCACAGGGCATGAGAT ACCCAAGAAACATGGTGGCCGGAATTATCAAGCAATTGGCTTCGTTTGTGTTTAAGATGACGGTGTCAATTGATATGATTTCTGAAGTTTGGGAAGGGAAATGTGATTACACCAGACATTGTGTGTTTTCTATTAGGAAAATAACAGAGAAAGGTCAATCTTCAGTTAGTGGCTTGTTTCCTAGTAAAAATGGTCATAAATATTACTTTCCAAAGAAAATGCTGATTTCTCCAAAAACTCTGTTGAAAGCTTGTCCATTTCACATCATATTTGATCATCATCTCCATCTTGTTGAAATTGGATCATCACTGCAGCGAGTTCTCAAGTTCCCAGTGAATGAAGATGGAAGTGTGACTACAGAACTTCACTTCACTCGTGTCTTCAACTTGTTACGTCCAAGATTAGATAACGTGaattttgaaagttttgttgaACACCAAAATTCTGTTGTTGAGTTGCAAATCAAGGACTCTGCTTTAGCTACCCTAACTGATGGTGAAATAAAACGCATGTCGAAAAATATAGCTAAAGATGACAAGAAACCGAGTACTTTCAGACGTGTATTTAGCATTCGTGGTCAGATGATTCATGTTCTTGAGACTGAGTCGCTTTTGTTCATGGGCATGCCACCTGTTCGTACACTCAATCAAGTAGAAGAATATGGGCTGTGCATTAGTGACATTCCTGTTCATGATGCAACAAGGGATCTCATTCTACAAAGTGGTGCACTTGCTGGAAACATCACTCTTGAGAGGCGGCTGATCCATACAAGGGAAGATATTGAAAAGACTCAAGTTTTACTTcgagaaaagaaagaaagttCAGATAAGCTACTTTGCTCGATGCTTCCTGGTCCTGTAGTTGACACTCttttagaaaacaaaatgaTTAGGCCAAAACTGTTTAAGAGTGTAACAATCATGTTCAGTGATTTGACAAACTTTGCTGAACTGACAGCTGACTGGGAACCACGTCAAATGGTTGATCTGCTGAATGAAATGTACACAAGCTTTGACGAGCTTTTATCATCTCATAACGTTTACAAG GTTGGGACAGCAACTGATTCTTATATGGTTGTTGGAGGTTGTCCAGAGCCACATGAACATCATGCTCGAGAGGTTGCGAGGATGGCAATTGACATGATGAACACAATGTATGATGTTCAGCATCCAGTCACAGGCCATTCATTAGCCACCCAG CTTCGAATTGGCATTCATTCTGGTTCTATTCAAGCTGGTGTGGTAGGCTTTGAACGTCCTCGTTATTCCCTGTTTGGTGATACTGTCAATGTAACCAGTCGAGCTGTGACTAATGGCATTTCTGGCAAGATAACAATTACACAATACACATATGA GAAACTGAAGGTTTATGACGAGTTTGATTTTCAAGATCCTCACAAAGTGGTAATGAAGGGTGTGGATGTACCGGTGATGTGCTACATACTTGTAATGAGCAAACAAAGAGGCTCGGTTGGTTCTACAGCAAGTAGGAAATCTCGCAAGGCAAGTGTCATACCTGAATGGTATCAGTATGATGTGCAAGGTTATGGTGACATTCTCAAGAG GAAATATTTGACAGAGAAAGTAAGAAGTGTGTCTGAAGGATCAATTGAAAGACCAAGTTCCATTTTACTTCCTACAAATCCTCCTGCAGCTACTAAAAGTCAGAAGAAAAAAAGTCATGGAAACTCTAGTAAATCATCATACAAACACAGCCCTTTAGCATCCAGACCAAGCACGAGTGCTACAGCTGCAGTGAAGCAGAGTGGAGTATTAAATCATCTTAAGAGTACTGAGTCGAGCGTGTCTCAATCCAATAGCATTCATGCTATGCCTGCTGGATTTCTTCTGACTCAACCAATTGATCACAAACGTCTGAAGAAACAGTCGTCATCGTTGATGATAACGAGCATGATAACTGAAGAACGAGGTGAAGAAAGAATCATCAACAATGAAACAACTGCAGCTGTGGCTGCTGACTGTCTTACAGGTGATACGGACGGCACTAATATTGATGACTGTGTGCCACATGGCAATAAGGTACTGGATGACAACTCGGTGCCATTGCATTTGATAATCCAAGAAACAGATGTGTGA
- the LOC134194193 gene encoding guanylate cyclase soluble subunit beta-1-like isoform X4, producing the protein MLCPFQQTPTFTSKASTSSGLARRKSNSLFHNYSENTTFHNLEALPKSGTEPYTDIELQEHYGNSFMKQFSNSTSRDLLKNIAFNLYDFLNSLESVHFHLFVDELPMPWIPQGMRCEKRESDNSLLFHFCTLPNSHFTDPRNMVAGIIKQLASFVFKMTVSIDMISEVWEGKCDYTRHCVFSIRKITEKGQSSVSGLFPSKNGHKYYFPKKMLISPKTLLKACPFHIIFDHHLHLVEIGSSLQRVLKFPVNEDGSVTTELHFTRVFNLLRPRLDNVNFESFVEHQNSVVELQIKDSALATLTDGEIKRMSKNIAKDDKKPSTFRRVFSIRGQMIHVLETESLLFMGMPPVRTLNQVEEYGLCISDIPVHDATRDLILQSGALAGNITLERRLIHTREDIEKTQVLLREKKESSDKLLCSMLPGPVVDTLLENKMIRPKLFKSVTIMFSDLTNFAELTADWEPRQMVDLLNEMYTSFDELLSSHNVYKVGTATDSYMVVGGCPEPHEHHAREVARMAIDMMNTMYDVQHPVTGHSLATQLRIGIHSGSIQAGVVGFERPRYSLFGDTVNVTSRAVTNGISGKITITQYTYEKLKVYDEFDFQDPHKVVMKGVDVPVMCYILVMSKQRGSVGSTASRKSRKASVIPEWYQYDVQGYGDILKRESKKCV; encoded by the exons ATGCTCTGTCCGTTCCAACAAACTCCGACGTTCACTTCAAAGGCGTCGACGTCATCAGGACTAGCAAGACGAAAG AGCAACTCTCTGTTTCACAACTATTCTGAAAACACAACATTTCACAACCTTGAGGCTCTTCCCAAGAGCGGAACAG AACCATACACGGATATTGAGTTGCAGGAACATTATGGAAACAGTTTTATGAAGCAGTTTTCTAATTCGACATCAAGAGACTTGCTGAAGAATATCGCATTCAATCTTTATGATTTTCTTAACTCACTCGAGTCTGTTcactttcatttgtttgttgatgagCTGCCTATGCCGTGGATTCCACAGGGCATGAGATGTGAGAAACGTGAATCAGATAATTCTCTCTTGTTTCACTTCTGCACGTTACCCAACAGCCATTTTACAGACCCAAGAAACATGGTGGCCGGAATTATCAAGCAATTGGCTTCGTTTGTGTTTAAGATGACGGTGTCAATTGATATGATTTCTGAAGTTTGGGAAGGGAAATGTGATTACACCAGACATTGTGTGTTTTCTATTAGGAAAATAACAGAGAAAGGTCAATCTTCAGTTAGTGGCTTGTTTCCTAGTAAAAATGGTCATAAATATTACTTTCCAAAGAAAATGCTGATTTCTCCAAAAACTCTGTTGAAAGCTTGTCCATTTCACATCATATTTGATCATCATCTCCATCTTGTTGAAATTGGATCATCACTGCAGCGAGTTCTCAAGTTCCCAGTGAATGAAGATGGAAGTGTGACTACAGAACTTCACTTCACTCGTGTCTTCAACTTGTTACGTCCAAGATTAGATAACGTGaattttgaaagttttgttgaACACCAAAATTCTGTTGTTGAGTTGCAAATCAAGGACTCTGCTTTAGCTACCCTAACTGATGGTGAAATAAAACGCATGTCGAAAAATATAGCTAAAGATGACAAGAAACCGAGTACTTTCAGACGTGTATTTAGCATTCGTGGTCAGATGATTCATGTTCTTGAGACTGAGTCGCTTTTGTTCATGGGCATGCCACCTGTTCGTACACTCAATCAAGTAGAAGAATATGGGCTGTGCATTAGTGACATTCCTGTTCATGATGCAACAAGGGATCTCATTCTACAAAGTGGTGCACTTGCTGGAAACATCACTCTTGAGAGGCGGCTGATCCATACAAGGGAAGATATTGAAAAGACTCAAGTTTTACTTcgagaaaagaaagaaagttCAGATAAGCTACTTTGCTCGATGCTTCCTGGTCCTGTAGTTGACACTCttttagaaaacaaaatgaTTAGGCCAAAACTGTTTAAGAGTGTAACAATCATGTTCAGTGATTTGACAAACTTTGCTGAACTGACAGCTGACTGGGAACCACGTCAAATGGTTGATCTGCTGAATGAAATGTACACAAGCTTTGACGAGCTTTTATCATCTCATAACGTTTACAAG GTTGGGACAGCAACTGATTCTTATATGGTTGTTGGAGGTTGTCCAGAGCCACATGAACATCATGCTCGAGAGGTTGCGAGGATGGCAATTGACATGATGAACACAATGTATGATGTTCAGCATCCAGTCACAGGCCATTCATTAGCCACCCAG CTTCGAATTGGCATTCATTCTGGTTCTATTCAAGCTGGTGTGGTAGGCTTTGAACGTCCTCGTTATTCCCTGTTTGGTGATACTGTCAATGTAACCAGTCGAGCTGTGACTAATGGCATTTCTGGCAAGATAACAATTACACAATACACATATGA GAAACTGAAGGTTTATGACGAGTTTGATTTTCAAGATCCTCACAAAGTGGTAATGAAGGGTGTGGATGTACCGGTGATGTGCTACATACTTGTAATGAGCAAACAAAGAGGCTCGGTTGGTTCTACAGCAAGTAGGAAATCTCGCAAGGCAAGTGTCATACCTGAATGGTATCAGTATGATGTGCAAGGTTATGGTGACATTCTCAAGAG AGAAAGTAAGAAGTGTGTCTGA
- the LOC134194193 gene encoding guanylate cyclase soluble subunit beta-1-like isoform X3, whose amino-acid sequence MKQFSNSTSRDLLKNIAFNLYDFLNSLESVHFHLFVDELPMPWIPQGMRCEKRESDNSLLFHFCTLPNSHFTDPRNMVAGIIKQLASFVFKMTVSIDMISEVWEGKCDYTRHCVFSIRKITEKGQSSVSGLFPSKNGHKYYFPKKMLISPKTLLKACPFHIIFDHHLHLVEIGSSLQRVLKFPVNEDGSVTTELHFTRVFNLLRPRLDNVNFESFVEHQNSVVELQIKDSALATLTDGEIKRMSKNIAKDDKKPSTFRRVFSIRGQMIHVLETESLLFMGMPPVRTLNQVEEYGLCISDIPVHDATRDLILQSGALAGNITLERRLIHTREDIEKTQVLLREKKESSDKLLCSMLPGPVVDTLLENKMIRPKLFKSVTIMFSDLTNFAELTADWEPRQMVDLLNEMYTSFDELLSSHNVYKVGTATDSYMVVGGCPEPHEHHAREVARMAIDMMNTMYDVQHPVTGHSLATQLRIGIHSGSIQAGVVGFERPRYSLFGDTVNVTSRAVTNGISGKITITQYTYEKLKVYDEFDFQDPHKVVMKGVDVPVMCYILVMSKQRGSVGSTASRKSRKASVIPEWYQYDVQGYGDILKRKYLTEKVRSVSEGSIERPSSILLPTNPPAATKSQKKKSHGNSSKSSYKHSPLASRPSTSATAAVKQSGVLNHLKSTESSVSQSNSIHAMPAGFLLTQPIDHKRLKKQSSSLMITSMITEERGEERIINNETTAAVAADCLTGDTDGTNIDDCVPHGNKVLDDNSVPLHLIIQETDV is encoded by the exons ATGAAGCAGTTTTCTAATTCGACATCAAGAGACTTGCTGAAGAATATCGCATTCAATCTTTATGATTTTCTTAACTCACTCGAGTCTGTTcactttcatttgtttgttgatgagCTGCCTATGCCGTGGATTCCACAGGGCATGAGATGTGAGAAACGTGAATCAGATAATTCTCTCTTGTTTCACTTCTGCACGTTACCCAACAGCCATTTTACAGACCCAAGAAACATGGTGGCCGGAATTATCAAGCAATTGGCTTCGTTTGTGTTTAAGATGACGGTGTCAATTGATATGATTTCTGAAGTTTGGGAAGGGAAATGTGATTACACCAGACATTGTGTGTTTTCTATTAGGAAAATAACAGAGAAAGGTCAATCTTCAGTTAGTGGCTTGTTTCCTAGTAAAAATGGTCATAAATATTACTTTCCAAAGAAAATGCTGATTTCTCCAAAAACTCTGTTGAAAGCTTGTCCATTTCACATCATATTTGATCATCATCTCCATCTTGTTGAAATTGGATCATCACTGCAGCGAGTTCTCAAGTTCCCAGTGAATGAAGATGGAAGTGTGACTACAGAACTTCACTTCACTCGTGTCTTCAACTTGTTACGTCCAAGATTAGATAACGTGaattttgaaagttttgttgaACACCAAAATTCTGTTGTTGAGTTGCAAATCAAGGACTCTGCTTTAGCTACCCTAACTGATGGTGAAATAAAACGCATGTCGAAAAATATAGCTAAAGATGACAAGAAACCGAGTACTTTCAGACGTGTATTTAGCATTCGTGGTCAGATGATTCATGTTCTTGAGACTGAGTCGCTTTTGTTCATGGGCATGCCACCTGTTCGTACACTCAATCAAGTAGAAGAATATGGGCTGTGCATTAGTGACATTCCTGTTCATGATGCAACAAGGGATCTCATTCTACAAAGTGGTGCACTTGCTGGAAACATCACTCTTGAGAGGCGGCTGATCCATACAAGGGAAGATATTGAAAAGACTCAAGTTTTACTTcgagaaaagaaagaaagttCAGATAAGCTACTTTGCTCGATGCTTCCTGGTCCTGTAGTTGACACTCttttagaaaacaaaatgaTTAGGCCAAAACTGTTTAAGAGTGTAACAATCATGTTCAGTGATTTGACAAACTTTGCTGAACTGACAGCTGACTGGGAACCACGTCAAATGGTTGATCTGCTGAATGAAATGTACACAAGCTTTGACGAGCTTTTATCATCTCATAACGTTTACAAG GTTGGGACAGCAACTGATTCTTATATGGTTGTTGGAGGTTGTCCAGAGCCACATGAACATCATGCTCGAGAGGTTGCGAGGATGGCAATTGACATGATGAACACAATGTATGATGTTCAGCATCCAGTCACAGGCCATTCATTAGCCACCCAG CTTCGAATTGGCATTCATTCTGGTTCTATTCAAGCTGGTGTGGTAGGCTTTGAACGTCCTCGTTATTCCCTGTTTGGTGATACTGTCAATGTAACCAGTCGAGCTGTGACTAATGGCATTTCTGGCAAGATAACAATTACACAATACACATATGA GAAACTGAAGGTTTATGACGAGTTTGATTTTCAAGATCCTCACAAAGTGGTAATGAAGGGTGTGGATGTACCGGTGATGTGCTACATACTTGTAATGAGCAAACAAAGAGGCTCGGTTGGTTCTACAGCAAGTAGGAAATCTCGCAAGGCAAGTGTCATACCTGAATGGTATCAGTATGATGTGCAAGGTTATGGTGACATTCTCAAGAG GAAATATTTGACAGAGAAAGTAAGAAGTGTGTCTGAAGGATCAATTGAAAGACCAAGTTCCATTTTACTTCCTACAAATCCTCCTGCAGCTACTAAAAGTCAGAAGAAAAAAAGTCATGGAAACTCTAGTAAATCATCATACAAACACAGCCCTTTAGCATCCAGACCAAGCACGAGTGCTACAGCTGCAGTGAAGCAGAGTGGAGTATTAAATCATCTTAAGAGTACTGAGTCGAGCGTGTCTCAATCCAATAGCATTCATGCTATGCCTGCTGGATTTCTTCTGACTCAACCAATTGATCACAAACGTCTGAAGAAACAGTCGTCATCGTTGATGATAACGAGCATGATAACTGAAGAACGAGGTGAAGAAAGAATCATCAACAATGAAACAACTGCAGCTGTGGCTGCTGACTGTCTTACAGGTGATACGGACGGCACTAATATTGATGACTGTGTGCCACATGGCAATAAGGTACTGGATGACAACTCGGTGCCATTGCATTTGATAATCCAAGAAACAGATGTGTGA
- the LOC134194193 gene encoding guanylate cyclase soluble subunit beta-1-like isoform X1: MLCPFQQTPTFTSKASTSSGLARRKSNSLFHNYSENTTFHNLEALPKSGTEPYTDIELQEHYGNSFMKQFSNSTSRDLLKNIAFNLYDFLNSLESVHFHLFVDELPMPWIPQGMRCEKRESDNSLLFHFCTLPNSHFTDPRNMVAGIIKQLASFVFKMTVSIDMISEVWEGKCDYTRHCVFSIRKITEKGQSSVSGLFPSKNGHKYYFPKKMLISPKTLLKACPFHIIFDHHLHLVEIGSSLQRVLKFPVNEDGSVTTELHFTRVFNLLRPRLDNVNFESFVEHQNSVVELQIKDSALATLTDGEIKRMSKNIAKDDKKPSTFRRVFSIRGQMIHVLETESLLFMGMPPVRTLNQVEEYGLCISDIPVHDATRDLILQSGALAGNITLERRLIHTREDIEKTQVLLREKKESSDKLLCSMLPGPVVDTLLENKMIRPKLFKSVTIMFSDLTNFAELTADWEPRQMVDLLNEMYTSFDELLSSHNVYKVGTATDSYMVVGGCPEPHEHHAREVARMAIDMMNTMYDVQHPVTGHSLATQLRIGIHSGSIQAGVVGFERPRYSLFGDTVNVTSRAVTNGISGKITITQYTYEKLKVYDEFDFQDPHKVVMKGVDVPVMCYILVMSKQRGSVGSTASRKSRKASVIPEWYQYDVQGYGDILKRKYLTEKVRSVSEGSIERPSSILLPTNPPAATKSQKKKSHGNSSKSSYKHSPLASRPSTSATAAVKQSGVLNHLKSTESSVSQSNSIHAMPAGFLLTQPIDHKRLKKQSSSLMITSMITEERGEERIINNETTAAVAADCLTGDTDGTNIDDCVPHGNKVLDDNSVPLHLIIQETDV, from the exons ATGCTCTGTCCGTTCCAACAAACTCCGACGTTCACTTCAAAGGCGTCGACGTCATCAGGACTAGCAAGACGAAAG AGCAACTCTCTGTTTCACAACTATTCTGAAAACACAACATTTCACAACCTTGAGGCTCTTCCCAAGAGCGGAACAG AACCATACACGGATATTGAGTTGCAGGAACATTATGGAAACAGTTTTATGAAGCAGTTTTCTAATTCGACATCAAGAGACTTGCTGAAGAATATCGCATTCAATCTTTATGATTTTCTTAACTCACTCGAGTCTGTTcactttcatttgtttgttgatgagCTGCCTATGCCGTGGATTCCACAGGGCATGAGATGTGAGAAACGTGAATCAGATAATTCTCTCTTGTTTCACTTCTGCACGTTACCCAACAGCCATTTTACAGACCCAAGAAACATGGTGGCCGGAATTATCAAGCAATTGGCTTCGTTTGTGTTTAAGATGACGGTGTCAATTGATATGATTTCTGAAGTTTGGGAAGGGAAATGTGATTACACCAGACATTGTGTGTTTTCTATTAGGAAAATAACAGAGAAAGGTCAATCTTCAGTTAGTGGCTTGTTTCCTAGTAAAAATGGTCATAAATATTACTTTCCAAAGAAAATGCTGATTTCTCCAAAAACTCTGTTGAAAGCTTGTCCATTTCACATCATATTTGATCATCATCTCCATCTTGTTGAAATTGGATCATCACTGCAGCGAGTTCTCAAGTTCCCAGTGAATGAAGATGGAAGTGTGACTACAGAACTTCACTTCACTCGTGTCTTCAACTTGTTACGTCCAAGATTAGATAACGTGaattttgaaagttttgttgaACACCAAAATTCTGTTGTTGAGTTGCAAATCAAGGACTCTGCTTTAGCTACCCTAACTGATGGTGAAATAAAACGCATGTCGAAAAATATAGCTAAAGATGACAAGAAACCGAGTACTTTCAGACGTGTATTTAGCATTCGTGGTCAGATGATTCATGTTCTTGAGACTGAGTCGCTTTTGTTCATGGGCATGCCACCTGTTCGTACACTCAATCAAGTAGAAGAATATGGGCTGTGCATTAGTGACATTCCTGTTCATGATGCAACAAGGGATCTCATTCTACAAAGTGGTGCACTTGCTGGAAACATCACTCTTGAGAGGCGGCTGATCCATACAAGGGAAGATATTGAAAAGACTCAAGTTTTACTTcgagaaaagaaagaaagttCAGATAAGCTACTTTGCTCGATGCTTCCTGGTCCTGTAGTTGACACTCttttagaaaacaaaatgaTTAGGCCAAAACTGTTTAAGAGTGTAACAATCATGTTCAGTGATTTGACAAACTTTGCTGAACTGACAGCTGACTGGGAACCACGTCAAATGGTTGATCTGCTGAATGAAATGTACACAAGCTTTGACGAGCTTTTATCATCTCATAACGTTTACAAG GTTGGGACAGCAACTGATTCTTATATGGTTGTTGGAGGTTGTCCAGAGCCACATGAACATCATGCTCGAGAGGTTGCGAGGATGGCAATTGACATGATGAACACAATGTATGATGTTCAGCATCCAGTCACAGGCCATTCATTAGCCACCCAG CTTCGAATTGGCATTCATTCTGGTTCTATTCAAGCTGGTGTGGTAGGCTTTGAACGTCCTCGTTATTCCCTGTTTGGTGATACTGTCAATGTAACCAGTCGAGCTGTGACTAATGGCATTTCTGGCAAGATAACAATTACACAATACACATATGA GAAACTGAAGGTTTATGACGAGTTTGATTTTCAAGATCCTCACAAAGTGGTAATGAAGGGTGTGGATGTACCGGTGATGTGCTACATACTTGTAATGAGCAAACAAAGAGGCTCGGTTGGTTCTACAGCAAGTAGGAAATCTCGCAAGGCAAGTGTCATACCTGAATGGTATCAGTATGATGTGCAAGGTTATGGTGACATTCTCAAGAG GAAATATTTGACAGAGAAAGTAAGAAGTGTGTCTGAAGGATCAATTGAAAGACCAAGTTCCATTTTACTTCCTACAAATCCTCCTGCAGCTACTAAAAGTCAGAAGAAAAAAAGTCATGGAAACTCTAGTAAATCATCATACAAACACAGCCCTTTAGCATCCAGACCAAGCACGAGTGCTACAGCTGCAGTGAAGCAGAGTGGAGTATTAAATCATCTTAAGAGTACTGAGTCGAGCGTGTCTCAATCCAATAGCATTCATGCTATGCCTGCTGGATTTCTTCTGACTCAACCAATTGATCACAAACGTCTGAAGAAACAGTCGTCATCGTTGATGATAACGAGCATGATAACTGAAGAACGAGGTGAAGAAAGAATCATCAACAATGAAACAACTGCAGCTGTGGCTGCTGACTGTCTTACAGGTGATACGGACGGCACTAATATTGATGACTGTGTGCCACATGGCAATAAGGTACTGGATGACAACTCGGTGCCATTGCATTTGATAATCCAAGAAACAGATGTGTGA